From the genome of Hymenobacter sp. PAMC 26628, one region includes:
- a CDS encoding alpha/beta fold hydrolase, with the protein MNMHYVRRGAGKPLLLLHGIGGSWRSWQTILDDLALARDVIAVDLPGFGATPPLAGPVTIAALADAVTAFLKAHDLTGTDAVGSSLGARLVLELARRGGVLGAVVSLDPGGFWEGWEKPVFYHSVALSVKLVKALQPVMPALTGSAVGRTALFAQFSHRPWKLAPHVALDEMRTFANSPSFDELLKDLVEGAQQQGAPKGSIPGPLVIGWGRQDYVCLPHQSARALAKFPDARLYWFEHCGHFPQWDQPAEAVRLILAATSGQSFRDADIAQRAPAPAADQKKVPTAAVVAGVAALVAGGAWLLLKKRR; encoded by the coding sequence ATGAACATGCATTACGTCCGGCGCGGCGCCGGCAAGCCGTTGCTGCTGCTGCACGGCATCGGCGGCAGCTGGCGCTCCTGGCAAACCATCCTCGACGACTTAGCGCTGGCGCGCGACGTCATCGCCGTCGACTTGCCCGGCTTCGGCGCCACGCCGCCCCTGGCGGGCCCCGTCACCATCGCCGCGCTGGCCGATGCGGTGACGGCGTTCCTGAAGGCCCACGACCTGACCGGCACCGATGCCGTGGGCAGCTCGCTGGGGGCCCGGCTGGTGCTGGAGCTGGCCCGGCGCGGCGGCGTGCTGGGCGCAGTGGTGTCGCTCGACCCCGGCGGGTTCTGGGAGGGCTGGGAGAAGCCGGTTTTTTACCACAGCGTGGCCCTGTCCGTCAAGCTGGTGAAGGCCCTGCAGCCCGTGATGCCGGCCCTCACCGGCAGCGCGGTGGGGCGCACGGCGCTGTTTGCCCAATTCTCGCACCGCCCGTGGAAACTGGCCCCCCACGTGGCCCTGGACGAGATGCGCACCTTCGCCAACTCCCCGTCGTTCGATGAGCTGCTGAAAGATTTGGTCGAAGGAGCCCAGCAGCAAGGGGCCCCCAAGGGCAGCATTCCGGGCCCGCTGGTTATCGGCTGGGGCCGGCAGGACTACGTGTGCTTGCCCCACCAGTCGGCGCGGGCGCTGGCCAAATTCCCCGACGCCCGCCTGTATTGGTTCGAGCACTGCGGCCACTTCCCGCAGTGGGACCAGCCCGCCGAAGCCGTGCGCCTCATCCTGGCCGCCACCAGCGGCCAGTCCTTCCGCGACGCCGACATTGCCCAGCGCGCCCCGGCCCCCGCCGCGGACCAGAAGAAAGTGCCCACCGCAGCCGTGGTGGCCGGCGTGGCCGCCCTGGTGGCCGGCGGCGCGTGGCTGCTGCTGAAAAAACGCCGGTAA
- a CDS encoding exonuclease SbcCD subunit D C-terminal domain-containing protein, translating into MRVLHTADWHLGQHFLTGQERLTEQRAFLTWLLGAVQAHGVDALVVAGDVFDTTTPSHAAQELYYNFLVQMQGTNCRDIVVVGGNHDSPTLLNASRQLLRRLRIHVVGGVPADPAEQVVALAETSGRPALVVCAVPFLRDRDIRLAVAGETPDERQLRVRQSIAAHYGALADADAVRRLREQDVPVLATGHLYAAGGEAREGAERDVHIGGLGSVGAPDFPAAFDYVALGHLHRPQVVGGQAHIRYSGSPVPLSFTEADDRQQVLLLDFAGAGAPEITALPVPVLRRLQRFHGTLDEVEASLLAYDNAAFELVAWADVQVRSDEAPAEVQRRVQAVLKERAAHVQAPRGARHQRATEAPDVAAAAAAGPLAFLHDLTVDEVFGRRVAGLPPERAAALTATFGELRQLLAEADPQAWGGDEG; encoded by the coding sequence ATGCGCGTACTGCACACCGCCGATTGGCACCTGGGCCAGCACTTCCTCACCGGGCAGGAGCGCCTGACCGAGCAGCGGGCCTTTCTGACGTGGCTGCTGGGGGCCGTGCAAGCGCACGGCGTGGACGCGCTGGTGGTGGCCGGCGACGTGTTCGACACCACTACGCCCTCGCACGCGGCCCAGGAGCTGTACTACAACTTCCTGGTGCAGATGCAGGGCACCAATTGCCGCGACATCGTGGTGGTGGGCGGCAACCACGACTCCCCCACCCTGCTCAACGCCTCGCGGCAACTGCTGCGGCGGCTGCGCATCCACGTGGTGGGCGGCGTGCCGGCCGACCCCGCCGAGCAGGTGGTGGCCCTGGCCGAAACCAGCGGCCGGCCCGCGCTGGTGGTCTGCGCCGTGCCGTTTCTGCGCGACCGCGACATTCGCCTCGCCGTGGCCGGCGAAACGCCCGACGAGCGCCAACTCCGCGTGCGCCAGAGCATTGCCGCCCACTACGGGGCCCTGGCCGACGCCGACGCCGTGCGGCGCCTGCGCGAGCAGGACGTGCCCGTGCTGGCCACCGGCCACCTCTACGCGGCCGGCGGCGAGGCCCGCGAGGGGGCCGAGCGCGACGTGCACATCGGCGGGCTGGGCTCGGTGGGGGCCCCCGATTTTCCGGCGGCGTTCGACTACGTGGCCCTGGGGCACCTGCACCGGCCGCAGGTGGTGGGCGGGCAGGCACACATCCGCTACTCGGGCTCGCCGGTGCCGCTCTCCTTCACCGAGGCCGACGACCGCCAGCAGGTGTTGCTGCTGGATTTTGCCGGCGCGGGGGCCCCGGAAATCACCGCCCTGCCGGTGCCGGTGCTGCGCCGCTTGCAGCGCTTCCACGGCACGCTGGACGAGGTAGAGGCCAGCCTGTTGGCCTACGACAACGCCGCCTTCGAGCTGGTGGCCTGGGCCGACGTACAGGTGCGCTCCGACGAGGCCCCCGCCGAGGTGCAGCGCCGCGTGCAGGCCGTGCTGAAGGAGCGCGCCGCCCACGTGCAGGCCCCCCGCGGCGCCCGCCACCAACGCGCCACCGAAGCGCCCGATGTGGCCGCCGCCGCCGCCGCCGGGCCCCTGGCTTTCCTACACGATTTGACGGTGGACGAAGTATTTGGCCGGCGCGTGGCGGGCCTACCGCCCGAGCGGGCCGCCGCCCTCACCGCCACCTTCGGCGAGCTGCGCCAGCTGCTGGCCGAAGCCGACCCGCAGGCCTGGGGCGGCGACGAAGGCTAA
- a CDS encoding putative toxin-antitoxin system toxin component, PIN family, giving the protein MEEFVAVAQRPKFKKYFSLVDLQELLVQIEAKAEFISLTSAVDICRDAKDNFLLALATDGKTTHLLTGDKDLLVLNPLGKTQILTIAEYVSHC; this is encoded by the coding sequence TTGGAGGAATTCGTCGCAGTGGCACAACGACCAAAATTCAAAAAGTATTTTTCGCTGGTGGATTTGCAAGAATTACTGGTGCAAATCGAGGCGAAAGCTGAGTTCATTTCGTTAACCTCAGCAGTTGACATTTGCCGCGATGCGAAGGACAACTTTTTGCTTGCACTTGCAACGGATGGCAAGACAACCCATTTACTAACTGGGGACAAAGATTTATTGGTGTTGAACCCCTTGGGTAAAACCCAGATTTTAACCATCGCCGAATACGTTTCTCATTGCTAG
- a CDS encoding homing endonuclease associated repeat-containing protein: MKYQLKDFNRNISEAELLSNLNEIANSLGINRLSSRQYDDNGGKYTSGTIGLRFGSWNNALVKAGLKPVLTHNPSKVELLENIEMVWVKLGRQPVSRDMKRPISEFSSSPYIKTFGSFRNSLESFIEYINLYDKSQVSDIIENIPDHIQESKNLIKHKTKRFPSERLKVQVLMRDGNKCRLCGITLTGDNIHFDHIFPWSKGGETVLDNLQVLCKIHNLAKGNLTIESK; this comes from the coding sequence ATGAAATATCAGTTAAAGGATTTTAATAGAAATATTTCAGAAGCCGAACTTCTCAGTAATTTAAATGAAATAGCTAATAGCCTTGGTATTAACCGACTTTCTTCTAGACAATATGATGACAACGGAGGCAAATACACCTCTGGGACAATTGGTTTGCGATTCGGAAGTTGGAATAATGCCTTGGTGAAAGCCGGTCTTAAACCAGTACTTACCCATAATCCTTCGAAGGTAGAACTATTAGAAAATATTGAAATGGTATGGGTAAAGTTAGGTCGACAGCCGGTGTCAAGAGACATGAAACGTCCGATTTCGGAATTCTCATCAAGCCCATATATAAAAACATTTGGTTCGTTCAGAAATTCTCTTGAATCTTTTATAGAATATATAAATTTATATGATAAAAGTCAAGTATCTGATATAATCGAGAATATTCCAGACCATATTCAGGAAAGCAAAAATTTAATTAAACACAAAACAAAACGATTTCCAAGCGAAAGATTAAAAGTACAAGTATTGATGAGGGATGGAAATAAATGCCGGCTCTGCGGTATTACACTCACTGGTGACAATATTCATTTTGACCATATATTTCCTTGGTCGAAAGGTGGGGAAACGGTTTTAGATAATCTTCAGGTGCTTTGCAAAATTCACAACCTTGCCAAAGGCAATTTAACAATCGAGAGCAAATAA
- a CDS encoding MBL fold metallo-hydrolase codes for MPPLPSSAAPAVQIQQFYDKGLAHASYAVRSGRQVALIDPARDPQVYYDFADEHEAKIVAVIETHSHADFVSSHLEIAEETGARIYCSKLLGAWYPHQNFDDGDRITLGTVELHAVNTPGHSPDSISVVLMDDLAQTRAVFTGDALFVGDVGRPDLREDAAVGGHTREALATQLYHSTRRKLMTLPGTTRVYPAHGPGSLCGKTTSPDLDSTIARELATNYALQPMSEPEFVAALLKDQPFAPKYFGHNVRLNKLGAKAYEASVRAVPHLLPGTAPVPGVLLIDTRPAAKFRAGHLPGALNLMDGGKFETWLGSIVGPQEPFYLMADSNITLDVVIRKAAKIGYETNIKGALLAAAALPATSPEVDLAAVRQHPERFTIVDIRNPTEAQPPLFPGAFNIPLPELRERAHEVPTDKPILVHCAGGYRSAAGASILSAALPGAEVLDLGEAVEGF; via the coding sequence ATGCCCCCCCTCCCCAGCAGCGCGGCCCCGGCCGTGCAAATTCAGCAGTTCTACGACAAGGGCCTCGCCCACGCCAGCTACGCCGTACGCAGCGGCCGCCAGGTGGCCCTCATCGACCCGGCCCGCGACCCGCAGGTGTACTATGATTTTGCCGACGAGCACGAGGCTAAAATTGTGGCCGTCATTGAGACGCATTCGCACGCCGATTTTGTGTCGTCGCACCTGGAAATTGCCGAAGAAACTGGGGCCCGCATCTATTGCAGCAAACTGCTGGGGGCCTGGTACCCGCACCAAAACTTCGACGACGGCGACCGGATAACTCTTGGCACCGTGGAGCTGCACGCCGTGAACACGCCCGGCCACTCGCCCGACAGCATCAGCGTGGTGCTGATGGACGACCTGGCCCAAACGCGCGCCGTGTTCACCGGCGACGCCTTGTTTGTGGGCGACGTGGGCCGGCCCGACCTGCGCGAGGACGCCGCCGTGGGCGGCCACACCCGCGAGGCCCTCGCCACCCAGCTCTACCACAGCACCCGCCGCAAGCTGATGACGCTGCCCGGCACCACCCGCGTGTACCCCGCCCACGGCCCCGGTAGCCTGTGCGGCAAAACCACCAGCCCCGACCTCGACAGCACCATTGCCCGCGAGCTGGCCACTAACTACGCCCTCCAGCCCATGTCGGAGCCCGAGTTTGTGGCGGCATTGCTCAAAGACCAGCCGTTCGCACCCAAATACTTTGGCCACAACGTGCGTCTCAACAAGTTGGGCGCCAAGGCCTACGAGGCCAGCGTGCGCGCCGTGCCGCACCTGCTACCCGGTACCGCCCCGGTCCCAGGCGTGCTGCTGATCGACACACGGCCCGCCGCCAAGTTTCGCGCCGGCCACCTGCCCGGGGCCCTAAATTTGATGGACGGCGGCAAGTTTGAAACCTGGCTGGGCTCCATCGTGGGGCCCCAGGAGCCGTTTTATTTAATGGCCGATTCCAACATTACGCTGGACGTCGTGATCCGCAAAGCCGCCAAAATCGGCTACGAAACCAACATTAAAGGGGCCCTGCTGGCCGCCGCCGCCCTGCCCGCCACCTCCCCGGAAGTAGACCTAGCCGCCGTGCGCCAGCACCCCGAGCGCTTCACCATCGTCGACATTCGCAACCCCACCGAGGCCCAGCCACCCCTCTTCCCCGGGGCCTTCAACATCCCGCTGCCCGAGTTGCGCGAACGCGCCCATGAAGTTCCCACCGACAAGCCCATTCTGGTGCATTGCGCCGGCGGCTACCGCTCGGCCGCCGGCGCCAGCATCCTGTCCGCCGCGTTGCCCGGCGCGGAGGTGCTGGATTTGGGGGAGGCAGTGGAAGGGTTTTAG
- a CDS encoding amino acid permease, giving the protein MANIFAKKPLAVLLGEANSTGHGALKRTLGAGNLVALGVGAIIGAGLFVRTAAAAAQASGPGVTLAFILAAFGCVFAGLCYAEFAAMIPIAGSAYTYAYTTMGEFVAWVIGWALIMEYALGAATVSIAWSEYLNKLLEVFGTSIPYNLSHSPFEHAVVNGVTQHGLINLPALLIIVALSLLLVKGTQESALFNAVVVVLKVLIVIVFIAIGWQFINPANHTPYLIPADAVVKNTAGEVVRTYGGFFKHGLGGIIGGAGIVFFAFIGFDAVSTAAQEAKNPKRDMPIGILGSLAICTVLYILFGHVLTGVANWREFADPALGGEASVAYAIRAHMPGYEWLATAVTVGILLGFTSVILVMLMGQSRVFFSMAKDGLMPNAFSELHPKFNTPYKSNLMLMVFVGLFAAFVPGSLAGDLTSFGTLLAFVLVSLGVWIMRKSDPEQPRPFRAPLSTPSLPLVPIMGAVVCTLLIVGLDLFTLEVAVGWMLVGFVVYFLYGKRNSKLQQGIVVVPEEMEKEAFIKPDPHNR; this is encoded by the coding sequence ATGGCCAATATTTTCGCCAAAAAACCCCTGGCGGTGCTGCTGGGCGAGGCCAACTCTACCGGCCACGGGGCCCTGAAGCGCACGCTGGGCGCGGGCAACCTCGTGGCCTTGGGCGTGGGCGCCATCATCGGGGCGGGCCTGTTTGTGCGCACCGCCGCCGCCGCCGCGCAGGCCTCGGGCCCGGGCGTGACGCTGGCCTTCATCCTGGCGGCCTTCGGCTGCGTGTTTGCGGGCCTGTGCTACGCCGAGTTTGCGGCCATGATTCCCATTGCGGGCTCGGCCTACACCTACGCTTACACCACCATGGGCGAGTTCGTGGCCTGGGTCATCGGCTGGGCCCTCATCATGGAATACGCCCTGGGTGCGGCCACTGTCAGCATTGCCTGGAGCGAGTACCTGAACAAGCTCTTGGAGGTCTTTGGCACCAGTATCCCGTACAATCTCAGCCACTCGCCCTTCGAGCACGCCGTGGTGAACGGCGTCACCCAGCACGGCCTCATCAACCTGCCCGCGCTGCTCATCATCGTGGCCCTGAGCCTGCTGCTGGTGAAAGGCACCCAGGAGTCGGCGCTGTTCAACGCCGTGGTGGTGGTGCTGAAGGTGCTGATCGTCATCGTGTTCATTGCCATCGGCTGGCAGTTCATCAACCCCGCCAACCACACGCCCTACCTCATTCCGGCCGACGCCGTGGTGAAAAACACGGCCGGCGAAGTGGTGCGCACCTACGGAGGATTTTTTAAGCACGGCCTGGGCGGCATCATCGGGGGCGCGGGCATTGTGTTCTTCGCCTTCATCGGCTTCGACGCCGTGAGCACGGCCGCGCAGGAAGCCAAAAACCCCAAGCGCGACATGCCCATCGGCATTTTGGGCTCGTTGGCTATTTGCACGGTGCTCTACATCCTGTTCGGCCACGTGCTGACGGGCGTGGCCAACTGGCGTGAATTTGCCGACCCGGCCCTGGGCGGCGAGGCCTCGGTGGCCTACGCCATCCGGGCCCACATGCCCGGCTACGAGTGGCTGGCCACGGCCGTAACGGTGGGCATTCTGCTCGGCTTCACGTCGGTTATCCTGGTGATGCTCATGGGCCAGAGCCGGGTGTTTTTCTCGATGGCCAAAGACGGCCTCATGCCCAACGCCTTCTCCGAGCTGCACCCCAAGTTCAACACGCCCTACAAGTCCAACCTGATGCTGATGGTGTTCGTGGGCCTGTTCGCGGCCTTCGTGCCCGGCTCACTGGCCGGCGACCTTACCTCGTTTGGCACGCTGCTGGCCTTCGTGCTCGTGAGCCTGGGCGTGTGGATCATGCGCAAGTCGGACCCCGAGCAGCCGCGGCCGTTCCGCGCGCCGCTCTCCACGCCCAGCTTACCGCTGGTGCCCATCATGGGCGCCGTGGTGTGCACGCTGCTCATCGTCGGCCTCGACCTCTTCACGCTGGAAGTGGCCGTGGGCTGGATGCTAGTGGGCTTCGTGGTGTACTTCCTCTACGGCAAGCGCAACTCCAAGCTCCAGCAGGGCATTGTGGTGGTGCCGGAGGAGATGGAGAAGGAAGCCTTCATCAAGCCCGACCCCCACAACCGCTAA
- a CDS encoding DUF2945 domain-containing protein codes for MRKGTAVTWKYGTGTATGKIESVHKEPIKRTIKGSEIHRNGSADDPALVIVQDNGDRVLKLQSEVKATAK; via the coding sequence ATGCGCAAAGGCACCGCAGTTACCTGGAAATACGGCACTGGCACGGCCACCGGCAAAATTGAATCGGTGCACAAAGAACCCATCAAGCGTACCATCAAAGGGAGCGAAATTCACCGCAATGGCTCGGCCGACGACCCAGCCCTGGTCATCGTGCAAGACAACGGCGACCGGGTGCTCAAGCTGCAAAGCGAGGTGAAGGCGACGGCCAAATAA
- a CDS encoding amidohydrolase family protein, with protein sequence MKKTTTSLPVLAGLLLAGGTALAQPSTYPRNGVYDQRPGLYAFTHATLYADYQTRVEDATLVIRDGKVEAVGPGAKVKIPAGAVVQDLKGKFVYPGFVDVYTAYGVPETKAPERRGRRDAGPQFDSQKAGAYDWNQAVHPEVNAADLFKVNAEAAAIYRALGFGAVLTQQADGIMRGTGALVSLNTERKENEVILLDKAAAALSFDKGSSTQDYPASLMGSIALLRQTYLDAAWNKRNPRREQNLSLQALSQQKSLPAIFQVRDKLSAVRADKVGDEAGVQYIIKGRGDEYQRLDELKATGATFVVPLDFPEAYNVEDVYDARRIPLEDLKHWELAPANAARLAQAGVPFALTAADLKDKKKFLPNLRKAGQYGLSETAALRALTDTPARLLRAQDQVGALRPGLVANFVVCSAHLLADDNVLLDNWVQGERYQLSTVPADYRGVYTLQIVTVDKILKDQARISTDMRMLIQGKPEAPELKVVPAAGDTIRATLAVTSDLTTIVFNPKDKIGKGKKPSTAPGAPAPGEGATRLSGYYAQEGRTFQGEGLLADGTPVKWTARRQDEATRAARLDTAKAKPAPALGGLMYPFAAYGRAALPAQTTTLIKNATVWTSDAAGKLENTDVLLENGKISRVGKNLALPKGGRSIDGTGKHLAPGIIDEHSHLAISEGVNEGTQSVTSEVRIGDVIDPEDVGIYRDLAGGVVAAQLLHGSANPIGGQSALIKMRWGAPAEAMKIAGAPGFIKFALGENVKQSNWGEQNVLRFPQTRMGTEQVFIDAFTRAKEYEKEMLAYSKLSKKAQATAEAPRRDLELEALVEILHDTRHITCHSYVQSEINMLMNVADRMNFKVNTFTHILEGYKVADKMKARGINASTFSDWWAYKNEVKDAIPFNAAIMTKEGLNVAINSDDAEMSRRLNQEAAKSVKYGGLSEEQALRLVTINPAKMLHLDQHMGSIKEGKDADVVLWTDNPLSIYAKAAYTFVDGRELFSLESDLALRADIARERERLVQRLLTEKKAGAPTRPPVAKANSAWHCDTLGEEKDLAE encoded by the coding sequence ATGAAAAAAACCACTACTTCCTTGCCCGTGCTGGCCGGGTTGCTGCTGGCCGGTGGCACCGCCCTGGCCCAGCCCAGCACCTATCCGCGCAACGGCGTGTACGACCAGCGCCCCGGCTTGTACGCCTTCACCCACGCCACGCTGTACGCCGACTACCAAACCCGCGTGGAGGACGCCACGCTCGTCATCCGCGACGGCAAAGTGGAGGCCGTGGGGCCCGGCGCGAAGGTGAAAATCCCGGCCGGGGCCGTGGTGCAAGACCTCAAGGGCAAGTTTGTGTACCCCGGCTTCGTGGATGTGTACACGGCCTACGGCGTGCCCGAAACTAAGGCCCCCGAGCGCCGCGGCCGCCGCGACGCGGGGCCCCAGTTCGACTCGCAAAAGGCCGGCGCCTACGACTGGAACCAGGCCGTGCACCCCGAAGTGAACGCCGCCGACCTGTTCAAAGTGAACGCCGAGGCGGCCGCCATCTACCGGGCCCTGGGCTTCGGGGCGGTGCTCACGCAGCAGGCCGACGGCATCATGCGCGGCACCGGGGCCCTGGTAAGCCTCAACACCGAACGCAAAGAGAACGAGGTGATTCTGCTCGACAAGGCCGCCGCGGCACTTTCGTTCGACAAGGGCAGCTCAACGCAGGATTACCCAGCCTCGCTGATGGGCAGCATCGCGCTGCTGCGCCAAACCTACCTCGACGCCGCCTGGAACAAGCGCAACCCGCGCCGCGAGCAAAACCTGTCGCTGCAAGCGCTGTCGCAGCAAAAAAGCCTGCCCGCCATCTTCCAGGTGCGGGATAAATTGTCGGCCGTCCGCGCCGATAAAGTAGGCGACGAAGCCGGCGTGCAGTACATCATCAAAGGGCGCGGCGACGAATACCAGCGCCTCGACGAGCTGAAGGCCACGGGCGCCACCTTCGTGGTGCCGCTCGATTTCCCCGAGGCCTACAACGTGGAGGACGTGTACGACGCCCGCCGCATCCCGCTCGAAGACCTGAAGCACTGGGAGTTGGCTCCCGCCAACGCCGCCCGCCTGGCCCAGGCCGGCGTGCCCTTCGCCCTCACCGCCGCCGACCTCAAGGACAAAAAGAAGTTCTTGCCCAACCTGCGCAAGGCCGGCCAGTACGGCCTGAGCGAAACTGCCGCCCTGCGCGCCCTCACCGACACGCCCGCCCGCTTGCTGCGCGCCCAGGACCAGGTGGGGGCCCTACGCCCGGGCCTGGTAGCCAACTTCGTGGTGTGCTCGGCCCACCTGCTGGCCGACGACAACGTGCTGCTCGACAACTGGGTGCAGGGCGAGCGGTACCAGCTCAGCACCGTGCCGGCCGACTACCGCGGCGTGTACACGCTGCAAATCGTTACCGTCGATAAAATTCTGAAAGACCAAGCCCGTATCAGCACGGACATGCGGATGCTTATTCAGGGCAAGCCCGAGGCGCCGGAACTGAAGGTGGTTCCCGCCGCCGGCGACACCATTCGGGCCACCCTGGCCGTGACCAGCGACTTGACTACCATCGTCTTCAACCCGAAGGACAAGATCGGCAAGGGCAAGAAGCCCAGCACCGCGCCCGGGGCCCCTGCGCCCGGCGAGGGCGCGACGCGCCTCAGCGGCTACTACGCGCAGGAGGGGCGCACCTTCCAGGGCGAGGGGCTGCTGGCCGACGGCACGCCGGTGAAGTGGACCGCCCGCCGCCAGGACGAGGCCACCCGCGCCGCCCGCCTCGACACGGCCAAGGCCAAGCCGGCGCCCGCGCTGGGGGGCCTAATGTACCCCTTCGCCGCTTACGGCCGCGCCGCCCTGCCGGCCCAAACCACCACGCTCATCAAAAACGCCACGGTGTGGACCAGCGACGCCGCCGGCAAGCTCGAAAATACCGACGTGCTGCTCGAAAACGGTAAAATCAGCCGCGTGGGCAAGAACTTGGCGCTGCCGAAAGGTGGCCGCAGCATCGACGGCACGGGCAAGCACCTGGCCCCGGGCATCATTGACGAGCACTCGCACCTGGCCATTTCGGAGGGTGTGAACGAGGGCACGCAGTCGGTGACGAGCGAGGTACGGATTGGGGACGTCATTGACCCCGAGGACGTGGGCATCTACCGCGACCTGGCGGGCGGCGTGGTGGCGGCCCAGCTGCTGCACGGCTCGGCTAACCCCATTGGCGGGCAGTCGGCGCTGATAAAAATGCGCTGGGGGGCCCCGGCCGAAGCCATGAAAATTGCGGGGGCCCCGGGCTTCATCAAGTTTGCGCTGGGCGAAAACGTGAAGCAGAGCAACTGGGGCGAGCAGAACGTGCTGCGCTTCCCGCAAACGCGCATGGGCACCGAGCAGGTGTTCATCGACGCCTTCACCCGGGCCAAGGAATACGAGAAGGAAATGCTGGCCTACAGCAAGTTATCCAAGAAAGCGCAGGCCACAGCCGAGGCCCCGCGCCGCGACCTGGAACTGGAGGCGCTGGTGGAAATATTGCACGACACGCGCCACATCACCTGCCACAGCTACGTGCAGTCGGAAATCAACATGCTGATGAACGTGGCCGACCGCATGAACTTCAAGGTCAACACCTTCACCCACATCCTGGAAGGCTACAAAGTGGCCGACAAGATGAAGGCCCGCGGCATAAACGCCAGCACGTTCTCGGACTGGTGGGCTTACAAGAACGAGGTGAAGGACGCCATTCCCTTCAACGCGGCCATCATGACGAAGGAGGGCCTGAACGTGGCCATCAACTCGGACGACGCCGAAATGAGCCGCCGCCTCAACCAAGAAGCCGCTAAATCGGTGAAGTACGGCGGCCTGAGCGAGGAGCAAGCCCTGCGCCTGGTCACCATCAACCCCGCCAAAATGCTGCACCTCGACCAGCACATGGGCTCCATCAAGGAGGGCAAGGACGCCGACGTGGTGCTCTGGACCGATAACCCGCTGAGCATTTATGCCAAAGCTGCCTACACCTTCGTGGATGGCCGCGAGCTGTTCAGCCTAGAAAGCGACCTGGCCCTGCGCGCCGACATCGCCCGCGAGCGGGAGCGCCTCGTGCAGCGCCTGCTGACCGAGAAGAAAGCCGGGGCCCCCACGCGCCCGCCCGTGGCCAAGGCCAACAGCGCCTGGCACTGCGACACCCTGGGCGAGGAAAAAGACTTGGCGGAATAA
- a CDS encoding amidohydrolase family protein, whose product MRFQFTFLLALLGAPALAQVPAPAGPQAKPVLITGATLHVGNGTVVPNATVAFAQGKLTYAGPASGFTADKGGYETVDATGQDLYPGLILPNTTLGLTDVESIRATVDEQEVGILNPNVRSLIAYNTDSDVLPTLRVNGVLLAQPTPRGGLLTGQSSVVQLDAWNWQDAVVRADEGQHLSWPQLIIRTNPAEDAAALERRQKARETNLRDLEQLFGEAAAYRQLPAGRRENLRLTALAGLFDGSKTLYLHADYGKEIIESVRFAKRLGVQKVAVVGGRDAWMVLDFLKQNDVSVVVSRLHALPRRDADDYDQPYKLPAQLQAAGIRYCLDYEGSQEAPGGRNLAFIAGTAAAYGLTKEQALTAVTLAPAQLMGIDKAYGSLEAGKSATLVLSKGDLLDMRTNDVTYAFIDGRRVSLETKQTALNRKFLGKYGLN is encoded by the coding sequence ATGCGTTTCCAATTCACTTTCCTCCTAGCCTTGCTAGGGGCCCCGGCCCTGGCCCAGGTGCCCGCCCCGGCGGGGCCCCAGGCTAAACCCGTGCTCATCACCGGGGCCACGCTGCACGTTGGCAACGGCACGGTGGTGCCCAACGCCACCGTGGCCTTTGCCCAGGGCAAGCTGACCTACGCCGGTCCGGCCAGCGGATTCACGGCCGATAAGGGCGGCTACGAAACCGTGGACGCCACCGGCCAGGACCTGTACCCGGGCCTGATCTTGCCCAATACCACCCTGGGCCTCACCGATGTAGAATCCATCCGGGCCACCGTGGACGAGCAGGAAGTGGGCATCTTGAACCCCAACGTGCGCAGCCTCATTGCCTATAATACGGACTCCGATGTGCTGCCGACGCTGCGCGTGAACGGCGTGCTGCTGGCCCAGCCCACGCCCCGCGGCGGCCTGCTGACGGGCCAGAGCAGCGTAGTGCAACTCGACGCCTGGAACTGGCAGGACGCCGTGGTGCGCGCCGACGAAGGCCAGCACCTGAGCTGGCCCCAGCTCATCATCCGCACTAACCCCGCCGAGGACGCTGCTGCCCTGGAGCGCCGCCAGAAAGCCCGTGAAACGAACCTGCGCGACCTGGAGCAGCTGTTTGGTGAGGCCGCCGCTTACCGCCAGCTGCCCGCCGGCCGCCGCGAAAACCTGCGCCTGACGGCCCTGGCCGGCTTGTTCGACGGCAGCAAAACGCTGTATCTGCACGCCGACTACGGCAAGGAAATTATCGAGTCGGTGCGCTTCGCCAAGCGGCTGGGCGTGCAGAAGGTGGCCGTGGTGGGCGGGCGCGACGCCTGGATGGTGCTTGATTTCCTCAAGCAAAACGACGTGTCGGTGGTAGTGAGCCGCCTGCACGCGCTGCCCCGCCGCGACGCCGACGATTACGACCAACCCTACAAACTGCCCGCCCAGCTGCAAGCCGCGGGCATCCGCTACTGCCTCGATTACGAGGGCAGCCAGGAGGCCCCCGGTGGACGCAACCTGGCCTTCATCGCCGGCACGGCCGCCGCTTATGGCCTCACGAAAGAGCAGGCCTTAACGGCCGTGACGCTGGCCCCGGCCCAGCTCATGGGCATCGACAAGGCCTACGGCTCGCTCGAAGCCGGCAAGAGCGCCACGCTCGTACTCAGCAAAGGCGACCTGCTCGACATGCGCACCAACGACGTCACCTACGCCTTCATCGACGGCCGCCGCGTCAGCCTCGAAACCAAGCAGACGGCCCTTAATCGCAAGTTTTTGGGCAAATACGGCCTGAACTAA